One genomic window of Microbacterium testaceum StLB037 includes the following:
- a CDS encoding carbohydrate ABC transporter permease produces the protein MSASILPLHRPVGAARSARSTSSWRRVDRRLGVALLVPAFAVFAVFVFYPLGKVIWLSTQGTDIFGQAAGFVGAKNFVTLFSDPHFGETLLRTAVFCVAVVAGRVVVGLAVTIPLTMTLRGMPIFRALLTSPLVVSVSAASVAFAAMLSPANGFVNSVITGFGGTAVPWLTSTQWAFPSVIAVTVWGSLGFTVLLLLGAFGAIDRDVIEAAHLDGAGPARTLWSISLPLVTPTLFFIVVTGAVEALTTFGQIQILTGGGPANSTSTLVYTIYTSAFGAGGANFGMAAATGIVLFVLVLGLSLVQFGLLEKRVNY, from the coding sequence ATGTCGGCTTCGATCCTCCCCCTCCACCGCCCCGTCGGCGCGGCCCGCTCCGCGCGTTCCACCTCGTCGTGGCGACGCGTCGACCGCCGTCTCGGCGTCGCGCTCCTCGTCCCGGCGTTCGCGGTCTTCGCCGTGTTCGTGTTCTACCCGCTCGGCAAGGTCATCTGGCTGAGCACCCAGGGCACCGACATCTTCGGTCAGGCCGCCGGCTTCGTCGGCGCCAAGAACTTCGTCACGCTCTTCAGCGACCCGCACTTCGGCGAAACGCTGCTGCGCACCGCGGTGTTCTGCGTCGCCGTCGTGGCGGGAAGGGTCGTCGTGGGACTCGCCGTCACCATCCCCCTCACGATGACACTGCGCGGGATGCCGATCTTCCGCGCCCTGCTCACCTCACCGCTCGTGGTGTCGGTGTCCGCGGCATCCGTCGCCTTCGCCGCCATGCTCTCTCCGGCCAACGGCTTCGTGAACTCGGTGATCACCGGATTCGGCGGCACCGCCGTGCCCTGGCTGACGAGCACCCAGTGGGCCTTCCCGAGCGTGATCGCCGTCACCGTCTGGGGCTCGCTCGGCTTCACGGTGCTCCTCCTGCTCGGGGCCTTCGGAGCGATCGACCGCGACGTGATCGAGGCGGCGCACCTCGACGGCGCGGGGCCGGCCCGCACGCTGTGGTCGATCTCGCTCCCCCTGGTCACTCCGACCCTGTTCTTCATCGTCGTCACCGGCGCGGTCGAAGCCCTCACCACGTTCGGGCAGATCCAGATCCTGACCGGCGGCGGCCCGGCCAACTCGACGTCCACCCTCGTCTACACGATCTACACCTCGGCTTTCGGGGCGGGCGGCGCGAACTTCGGCATGGCCGCGGCCACGGGGATCGTGCTGTTCGTCCTCGTCCTCGGGCTGTCGCTGGTGCAGTTCGGACTGCTCGAGAAGCGGGTGAACTACTGA
- a CDS encoding inositol monophosphatase family protein, producing the protein MTTPLSDDPNALCLLAAGAARAAAPALLEAFRSDMSVSFKRDPHDVVTVHDKNAEHVISAELQRGAPGSEILGEETGSSGDARLRWIIDPIDGTANFARGLAYWCISIAAELDGEVVAGVILDPVANNLFAAGEGPATLNGAPMRSASARDDRSTLLTSFPGSHDVDLLGEEAFALLAQITRDYQHHHSTGSGALNLAHVAAGWSDATMGFDTNPWDVAAGAHILRRAGGAFAGFRAGEEEPRPQAALDYVAWGAGGDHRALRERVRELSAPWGRAEH; encoded by the coding sequence ATGACCACGCCCCTTTCCGACGACCCGAACGCGCTGTGCCTGCTCGCCGCCGGCGCTGCGCGCGCCGCCGCGCCCGCGCTCCTCGAGGCCTTCCGCTCCGATATGAGCGTGTCGTTCAAGCGCGACCCGCACGACGTCGTGACCGTGCACGACAAGAACGCCGAACACGTGATCAGCGCCGAGCTGCAGCGGGGTGCCCCCGGCTCCGAGATCCTCGGCGAGGAGACCGGCAGCTCGGGCGATGCGCGCCTGCGCTGGATCATCGACCCGATCGACGGCACCGCGAATTTCGCCCGCGGACTGGCGTACTGGTGCATCTCGATCGCCGCCGAACTCGACGGCGAGGTGGTCGCGGGCGTGATCCTCGACCCCGTCGCCAACAACCTGTTCGCTGCGGGGGAGGGACCGGCGACCCTCAACGGCGCGCCCATGCGGTCGGCCTCGGCCCGAGATGATCGCTCCACCCTGCTGACGAGCTTCCCCGGGTCGCACGACGTCGACCTGCTGGGCGAGGAGGCGTTCGCGCTTCTCGCCCAGATCACGCGGGACTACCAGCACCACCACAGCACCGGCAGTGGTGCCCTGAATCTCGCGCACGTGGCGGCGGGCTGGTCGGACGCGACCATGGGATTCGACACGAACCCCTGGGACGTGGCGGCCGGGGCGCACATCCTCCGTCGCGCCGGCGGTGCCTTCGCGGGGTTCCGTGCGGGCGAGGAGGAGCCGCGCCCGCAGGCCGCCCTCGACTACGTCGCGTGGGGTGCCGGCGGCGACCACCGCGCCCTGCGCGAGCGGGTGCGGGAGCTGTCGGCCCCGTGGGGGCGCGCGGAGCACTGA
- a CDS encoding 2'-5' RNA ligase family protein has translation MTKDSDRTRPRDDSDPFRYGIYLRPDPQTCRAVTVVTDQLRAQYGLISAGAFPPHATLVGSQPFGFAEQDVIDALSTLLADRPAFPVHNAGVRGQGQGFVYDVSENADGSVNTAFVALARDVDRAIAPFRRPVHNPENNDFRPESFRAHLSLASHDLYVRPDLRDEVADFIRGLDVPVPTGFAGDTVVLYRTSSADWSGRWWQTLTWEHLRTWKLPLD, from the coding sequence ATGACCAAGGATTCCGACCGCACCCGGCCGCGCGACGACAGCGACCCCTTCCGCTACGGCATCTACCTCCGCCCCGACCCCCAGACCTGCCGAGCGGTGACCGTCGTCACCGACCAGCTCCGCGCCCAGTACGGTCTCATCTCGGCGGGCGCCTTCCCCCCGCACGCGACGCTCGTCGGCAGCCAGCCCTTCGGGTTCGCCGAGCAGGACGTCATCGACGCCCTGTCGACGCTGCTCGCCGACCGCCCCGCGTTCCCCGTCCACAACGCCGGCGTGCGCGGCCAAGGTCAGGGGTTCGTGTACGACGTCAGCGAGAACGCGGACGGCAGCGTCAACACCGCGTTCGTCGCTCTCGCTCGCGATGTCGACCGGGCGATCGCCCCGTTCCGACGCCCCGTGCACAACCCCGAGAACAACGACTTCCGCCCCGAGTCCTTCCGCGCCCACCTCTCACTCGCCTCGCACGACCTCTACGTCCGCCCCGACCTCCGCGACGAGGTCGCCGACTTCATCCGCGGCCTCGACGTGCCCGTCCCCACCGGTTTCGCCGGTGACACGGTCGTGCTCTACCGCACCTCGAGCGCGGACTGGTCGGGCCGGTGGTGGCAGACCCTGACCTGGGAGCACCTGCGCACCTGGAAGCTCCCCCTCGACTGA
- a CDS encoding LacI family DNA-binding transcriptional regulator gives MAALTPDDGDPIARPAHARRGGPAPTIHDVAAAAGVSKSVVSRALSGASGVAERTVSRVRDAAASLGYVPNAHARGMSAHRTHTLGVFVRDAATPFYGHLLTAFQERAAERGYRAVTATGAGSFSIADERRALETLVALRVEGLIVCSGALPVEDVIPFAARIPTVVAGRPEQDPSVSSVYCDEVAGGRGLADHVAHLRHRRVAVMTLSPKDSITQARRTEAMVARLRELGVDVVPVPGNDAGPRADSIAPIVHAVLDAGVSAFMTPSDAWAIAALECLRDRGLSAPGDLSVTGYDGVSPFTTSLLAITSWRQPLGRIGRLSVDDVVDQIDGDATGTQHRAIDGELIVGRTAARA, from the coding sequence GTGGCAGCCCTGACGCCCGACGACGGCGACCCGATCGCCCGTCCCGCGCACGCGCGCCGGGGCGGTCCCGCCCCGACGATCCACGACGTCGCCGCCGCCGCGGGCGTATCGAAGTCGGTCGTCTCGCGGGCGCTCTCGGGGGCGTCCGGCGTCGCCGAACGGACGGTCAGCCGCGTACGGGATGCCGCCGCGAGCCTGGGCTACGTCCCCAACGCGCACGCCCGCGGCATGTCCGCGCACCGGACGCACACGCTCGGCGTCTTCGTCCGGGATGCCGCGACGCCGTTCTACGGGCACCTGCTCACCGCCTTCCAGGAGCGTGCCGCCGAGCGCGGCTACCGCGCCGTGACCGCCACCGGGGCGGGATCGTTCTCGATCGCCGACGAACGACGCGCCCTGGAGACCCTCGTCGCCCTGCGCGTCGAAGGACTGATCGTGTGCAGCGGCGCCCTGCCGGTCGAGGACGTGATCCCGTTCGCCGCACGGATCCCGACCGTGGTCGCGGGCCGACCCGAGCAGGACCCGTCCGTGAGCAGCGTGTATTGCGACGAGGTCGCGGGCGGGCGCGGGCTGGCCGATCACGTCGCTCACCTCCGCCATCGCCGGGTCGCGGTGATGACGCTGTCCCCGAAGGACTCCATCACCCAGGCCCGGCGCACCGAGGCGATGGTCGCGCGTCTGCGGGAGCTCGGCGTCGACGTGGTCCCCGTCCCGGGCAACGACGCCGGGCCGCGGGCCGACAGCATCGCTCCGATCGTTCACGCCGTGCTCGACGCCGGGGTCAGCGCGTTCATGACACCGAGCGACGCGTGGGCCATCGCCGCTCTCGAATGCCTCCGCGACCGGGGACTCTCGGCCCCCGGCGACCTCTCGGTCACGGGGTACGACGGGGTGTCGCCCTTCACGACCTCGCTCCTCGCGATCACCTCCTGGCGCCAGCCACTGGGCCGGATCGGCCGCCTCTCGGTCGACGACGTCGTGGACCAGATCGACGGCGACGCCACGGGCACCCAGCACCGAGCGATCGACGGCGAGCTCATCGTGGGACGCACCGCTGCCCGCGCCTGA
- a CDS encoding haloacid dehalogenase: MSSLRFRLVPLFVLAAVLSGCASTSGTPAPDAASEAPVTDSGVTTDDGVAITVRAGFGCTDEMLAYLASNGFGDVPPVDPGEFAFPEGVDIAATPTCFVSEDDGQGASRESALFFDDPDGAITQADAAFHAAGWQGEASDSLAGKTGVWWSDGTDAMTARHSVGGGVLEVNGSTAAWFTWAS; encoded by the coding sequence ATGTCCTCGCTCCGCTTCCGTCTCGTTCCCCTCTTCGTGCTCGCGGCCGTCCTGAGCGGGTGCGCGTCGACGTCCGGCACCCCGGCTCCGGATGCCGCGAGCGAGGCGCCCGTGACGGACTCGGGTGTCACCACCGATGACGGTGTCGCCATCACCGTGCGCGCGGGGTTCGGGTGCACCGACGAGATGCTCGCGTACCTGGCGTCCAACGGCTTCGGGGACGTCCCACCCGTGGACCCCGGGGAGTTCGCGTTCCCCGAGGGCGTCGACATCGCCGCGACTCCGACGTGCTTCGTCTCCGAGGACGACGGGCAGGGCGCGTCGCGCGAATCGGCCCTGTTCTTCGACGACCCGGACGGCGCGATCACGCAGGCCGATGCCGCCTTCCACGCGGCGGGATGGCAGGGCGAGGCCAGCGATTCGCTCGCGGGCAAGACGGGCGTCTGGTGGAGCGATGGAACGGATGCGATGACGGCCCGTCACTCGGTCGGCGGCGGCGTGTTGGAGGTGAACGGAAGCACCGCGGCGTGGTTCACCTGGGCGTCGTGA
- a CDS encoding ATP-dependent Clp protease ATP-binding subunit, which yields MPEDFTPGAGENGAQSFDEFLARYLAGERARAERSIDLSRFLSARTQEALQAAGRFALGRGQRELDALHVLHVLVGQSPAREAVARLGADPAAIARAAESRLPAAGEAADVDGAVVAGSVQRALFHAFQVARAAGSTYVDPDHLFFALVLAQDAPAGQILAQAGVTAEALTQGVRETVVGGTETAAPSEAASATPNLDRFGTDLTALATAGRLDPVIGRSDEIEQTIEILSRRTKNNPVLIGEAGVGKTAIVEGLARAIVADEVPEQLRGTRVVSIDLAAMLAGARYRGDFEERLTQTMEEIAASQKLVVFIDEVHTLVGAGGSGDGSMDAGNILKPRLARGDVRLIGATTLREYRTIEKDPALERRLQPVRVGEPSLADAVEILRGLRSAYEEHHAVTYTEDALRAAVELSDRYLPDRVLPDKAIDLVDQAGARLRLRLGVSVDTSSLLERLATLEAEKNAAVSAEHYEEASRLRDEMAAVQAQLDEATRAPRAAAVVDEPEIAAVISRATGIPVARLTATERGRLSQLEDELHARVIGQDDAVTAVAKAVRRNRTGMGDENRPVGSFLFLGPTGVGKTELAKALAGSLFDDDGAVIRFDMSEFGERHTVSRLVGAPPGYVGYDEAGQLTERVRRNPYAVVLFDEIEKAHPDVFTLLLQVLDDGRLTDGQGRTVDFRNTVIVMTSNLGAEILASRSGAIGFTTGAFAAEDVRERVLGKLREAMRPEFLNRIDDIVLFQKLEKAQLREIVRLLLGASSRRLSARNVTLDVTEAAVDRLAEVGYEPEYGARPLRRVIQREVDDRIADLFVSGELVDGGAVTVDADASGFVVRAAAGALAA from the coding sequence GTGCCCGAAGACTTCACCCCCGGCGCCGGGGAAAACGGCGCCCAGTCGTTCGACGAGTTCCTCGCCCGCTACCTCGCGGGGGAGCGCGCTCGCGCCGAACGGTCCATCGATCTCAGCCGCTTCCTCAGCGCCCGCACGCAGGAGGCTCTCCAGGCCGCGGGCCGGTTCGCGCTCGGCCGCGGTCAGCGCGAGCTCGATGCCCTGCACGTGCTGCACGTCCTCGTGGGGCAGTCGCCCGCCCGCGAGGCCGTCGCGCGCCTCGGCGCCGACCCCGCCGCGATCGCGCGTGCGGCGGAGAGCCGCCTTCCCGCCGCGGGCGAGGCGGCCGATGTGGACGGTGCGGTCGTTGCCGGGTCGGTGCAGCGCGCGCTGTTCCACGCGTTCCAGGTCGCCCGGGCCGCGGGTTCCACCTACGTCGACCCCGACCACCTCTTCTTCGCCCTCGTGCTCGCGCAGGACGCGCCCGCCGGGCAGATCCTCGCGCAGGCCGGCGTCACGGCCGAGGCCCTGACCCAGGGTGTGCGCGAGACCGTCGTCGGCGGGACCGAGACCGCGGCGCCGAGCGAAGCGGCATCCGCCACCCCGAACCTCGACCGGTTCGGCACCGACCTGACCGCCCTCGCGACGGCGGGCCGGCTCGACCCCGTCATCGGTCGGTCCGACGAGATCGAGCAGACGATCGAGATCCTCAGCCGCCGCACGAAGAACAACCCCGTGCTGATCGGTGAGGCCGGCGTCGGCAAGACGGCGATCGTCGAGGGACTCGCGCGGGCGATCGTCGCCGACGAGGTCCCCGAGCAGCTGCGCGGAACGCGCGTGGTGTCGATCGACCTGGCCGCGATGCTCGCGGGCGCCCGGTACCGCGGCGACTTCGAGGAGCGTCTCACTCAGACGATGGAGGAGATCGCGGCATCCCAGAAGCTCGTCGTCTTCATCGACGAGGTGCACACGCTCGTCGGTGCCGGCGGCAGTGGCGACGGGTCGATGGACGCGGGCAACATCCTCAAGCCGCGCCTGGCGCGCGGCGACGTGCGTCTCATCGGCGCGACGACGCTGCGGGAGTACCGCACGATCGAGAAGGACCCCGCTCTCGAACGGCGCCTGCAGCCGGTGCGCGTCGGCGAGCCGTCGCTGGCGGATGCCGTGGAGATCCTCCGCGGTCTCCGTTCGGCGTACGAGGAGCACCACGCCGTGACGTACACCGAGGACGCGCTGCGCGCCGCGGTCGAGCTGAGCGACCGGTACCTGCCCGACCGCGTGCTGCCCGATAAGGCGATCGACCTCGTCGACCAGGCTGGGGCGCGGCTGCGGCTGCGGCTCGGCGTCTCGGTCGACACGTCCTCGCTGCTCGAGCGGCTCGCGACGCTCGAGGCGGAGAAGAACGCCGCCGTCTCCGCGGAGCACTACGAGGAGGCCTCGCGCCTTCGCGACGAGATGGCCGCCGTGCAGGCGCAGCTCGACGAGGCCACCCGCGCCCCGCGCGCCGCGGCCGTCGTCGACGAGCCCGAGATCGCCGCGGTGATCAGCCGTGCCACCGGGATCCCGGTCGCCCGCCTGACCGCGACCGAGCGCGGCCGCCTCTCGCAGCTGGAGGACGAGCTGCACGCCCGGGTCATCGGGCAGGACGACGCGGTGACCGCGGTCGCCAAGGCCGTGCGCCGCAACCGCACGGGCATGGGGGATGAGAACCGACCCGTCGGTTCGTTCCTCTTCCTCGGGCCCACCGGTGTCGGAAAGACCGAGCTCGCGAAGGCTCTCGCCGGATCGCTCTTCGACGACGACGGCGCGGTGATCCGCTTCGACATGAGCGAGTTCGGCGAGCGGCACACCGTGTCGCGTCTCGTCGGTGCTCCTCCCGGATACGTCGGTTACGACGAGGCCGGTCAGCTCACCGAGCGCGTGCGTCGCAACCCGTACGCGGTCGTGCTGTTCGACGAGATCGAGAAGGCGCACCCCGACGTGTTCACCCTGCTGCTGCAGGTACTCGACGACGGGCGCCTGACCGACGGCCAGGGCCGCACGGTCGACTTCCGCAACACGGTCATCGTGATGACCTCCAACCTGGGCGCCGAGATCCTGGCATCCCGTTCCGGGGCGATCGGCTTCACGACGGGCGCGTTCGCGGCCGAGGACGTGCGCGAGCGGGTCCTGGGCAAGCTGCGCGAGGCGATGCGGCCCGAGTTCCTCAACCGCATCGACGACATCGTGCTGTTCCAGAAGCTCGAGAAGGCGCAGCTGCGCGAGATCGTCCGGCTGCTGCTCGGCGCCTCCTCGCGGCGGCTTTCGGCGCGGAACGTCACCCTCGACGTGACGGAGGCCGCGGTGGATCGCCTCGCCGAGGTCGGCTACGAGCCCGAATACGGTGCGCGGCCGTTGCGCCGGGTCATCCAGCGCGAGGTCGACGATCGCATCGCCGACCTGTTCGTCTCGGGCGAGCTGGTCGACGGGGGAGCGGTGACGGTGGATGCCGACGCCTCGGGCTTCGTGGTCCGCGCCGCCGCGGGGGCGCTCGCGGCCTGA
- a CDS encoding LLM class flavin-dependent oxidoreductase, with protein MSRIGTIFSPYPHPPEELRDAARAAEDAGIEELWLWEDCFRSSAWAAAAAALAVTDHLRIGVGIAPFPLRSVAASAMEVATIERMFPGRLLPGFGHGVQDWMRQIGAKAASPLTLMHEQLPALRSLLAGDTVSAEGRYVRLRDVSLDWPPVEAPLVYAAAEGPKTLALAGAVADGVILDSRHTVDEIAESVRTVQAGRVDAGRDGRADVVAYVLTAFGPDAHERAIAAAGDRPDAAERVLAGSVSEVAESVARFQAVGVDDVVLLPTDEVDLAAFFSAVGQVALELPNAAGVS; from the coding sequence ATGAGTCGTATCGGCACGATCTTCAGCCCGTACCCCCACCCGCCCGAAGAGCTGCGCGACGCCGCGCGTGCGGCGGAGGACGCCGGCATCGAGGAGCTGTGGCTCTGGGAGGACTGCTTCCGCTCCTCGGCCTGGGCCGCCGCAGCCGCCGCCCTCGCGGTCACCGACCACCTGCGCATCGGCGTCGGCATCGCGCCGTTCCCGCTCCGCAGCGTCGCCGCCTCGGCGATGGAGGTCGCGACCATCGAGCGCATGTTCCCGGGGCGACTCCTCCCCGGGTTCGGACACGGCGTGCAGGACTGGATGCGGCAGATCGGGGCGAAGGCCGCGTCGCCGCTCACGCTCATGCACGAGCAGCTCCCCGCTCTCCGTTCGTTGCTCGCCGGCGACACCGTGAGCGCCGAGGGACGGTACGTCCGTCTGCGCGACGTGTCGCTCGATTGGCCTCCCGTCGAGGCGCCGCTCGTGTACGCGGCCGCCGAGGGGCCGAAGACCCTGGCTCTCGCCGGCGCCGTCGCCGATGGGGTCATCCTCGACAGCCGGCACACGGTCGACGAGATCGCGGAGTCGGTGCGCACGGTTCAGGCGGGACGCGTGGATGCCGGTCGCGACGGCCGCGCCGACGTCGTCGCCTACGTGCTCACGGCCTTCGGGCCGGACGCGCACGAACGCGCGATCGCCGCGGCGGGGGATCGGCCCGACGCCGCAGAACGCGTTCTCGCCGGCTCGGTGTCCGAGGTGGCCGAGAGTGTCGCGCGCTTCCAGGCGGTCGGCGTCGACGACGTCGTGCTCCTGCCCACCGATGAGGTCGACCTCGCGGCGTTCTTCTCGGCGGTCGGTCAGGTCGCCCTCGAACTGCCGAACGCGGCGGGTGTCTCGTGA
- a CDS encoding LLM class flavin-dependent oxidoreductase: protein MTRGVVSLGLAGALGPEAVARIAPEVERAGFHALWINDTPDGDALAALAAAARVTERLHLATGVVPVDRRPGDEIAAEVASLGLPLDRLTLGIGSGIAKEGALARVRDAIEVLHGAGMPRVLVGALGPRMRRTGVERAEGVLLNWVPPVEARAQTESLHEVSPAAHIAVYVRTAIVPAARERLDVETARYASFPNYAANFERMGVDAADTTIRDVTELGDALEAYTAATDEVVLRAIVPEDTVEAYVDFVRRTAPSPS, encoded by the coding sequence GTGACCCGCGGTGTGGTGTCGCTGGGGTTGGCCGGCGCGCTCGGCCCCGAGGCGGTCGCGAGAATCGCTCCCGAGGTCGAGAGAGCCGGGTTCCACGCGCTCTGGATCAACGACACCCCCGACGGCGACGCCCTCGCGGCGCTTGCTGCGGCGGCGAGGGTGACCGAACGCCTGCATCTCGCGACGGGGGTCGTACCCGTCGATCGTCGACCCGGTGACGAGATCGCCGCCGAGGTGGCATCCCTCGGTCTTCCGCTCGACCGCCTGACGCTGGGGATCGGCTCGGGCATCGCGAAAGAGGGGGCGCTGGCACGCGTCCGCGACGCGATCGAGGTGCTGCACGGCGCCGGAATGCCGCGTGTGCTCGTCGGTGCGCTCGGTCCGAGAATGCGCCGGACCGGCGTCGAGCGCGCCGAGGGGGTGCTGCTGAACTGGGTGCCACCCGTCGAGGCGCGCGCGCAGACCGAGAGCCTTCACGAGGTCTCACCGGCCGCCCACATCGCCGTCTACGTGCGGACGGCGATCGTGCCGGCCGCTCGCGAGAGGCTCGACGTCGAAACGGCTCGGTACGCGTCCTTCCCGAATTACGCCGCGAATTTCGAACGGATGGGGGTGGATGCCGCCGACACGACGATCCGCGATGTCACCGAGCTCGGCGATGCCCTTGAGGCGTACACCGCGGCGACCGACGAGGTCGTCCTGCGCGCGATCGTGCCGGAAGACACGGTGGAGGCGTACGTCGACTTCGTCCGGCGGACGGCACCCTCCCCGAGCTGA
- a CDS encoding TetR/AcrR family transcriptional regulator, giving the protein MDSHASSPRGSRENIAEAVLRVLSTRGPDDLSVRKVAAEAGVSVGAVQHHFPTRAALIIGAMDAVTAHFRDRIGVALADADSAGERLRVFCEELAALGDAGRRDAIVWTAFASRAGTDADVRAIHEREWRRTEEAIHALLTDAYPNARITADDAGALLALLDGIAVARGAEGLGRMPPERGRRLIAALLSTFAARG; this is encoded by the coding sequence GTGGACTCGCACGCCTCTTCCCCGCGCGGCAGCCGGGAGAACATCGCCGAAGCAGTGCTGCGCGTGCTCTCCACACGGGGGCCGGACGATCTCAGCGTGCGCAAGGTCGCGGCGGAGGCAGGTGTGTCGGTCGGGGCCGTCCAGCACCATTTCCCGACGCGCGCGGCGTTGATCATCGGGGCGATGGATGCCGTGACGGCGCACTTCCGTGACCGCATCGGTGTCGCACTCGCAGACGCCGACTCCGCGGGAGAACGCCTTCGCGTGTTCTGCGAAGAGCTGGCCGCCCTCGGCGACGCGGGCCGACGCGACGCGATCGTGTGGACGGCCTTCGCCTCGCGCGCGGGCACGGACGCCGACGTGCGCGCGATCCACGAGCGCGAATGGCGACGCACCGAAGAGGCGATCCACGCGCTCCTGACGGACGCCTATCCGAACGCCCGCATCACCGCAGACGACGCGGGCGCCCTCCTCGCCCTGCTCGACGGCATCGCGGTCGCGCGCGGGGCGGAAGGGCTGGGACGGATGCCACCGGAACGCGGGCGCCGTCTCATTGCGGCGCTTCTGTCGACGTTCGCGGCTCGGGGCTGA
- a CDS encoding DUF418 domain-containing protein: MDSLDIVRGVAIIGTLATNIWVFSHPWGLIGMLSAPTLPGESASAAQLVLMALAQGKFLALLSLTFGVGLAFQHRSAVRHHRRWPGRYLWRAALLFLDGAVNYILIAEFDVLMGYAVTAAVVSFLLLTRPRAQRAMILVFGGIHVALISLIVLALTTMPGANADGTLPDGSSPYADSSFLGLVGFRLDNAVIFRAEPVLIGFLSLAMFLTGAALLRAGVFAEEGARLRRRLMIAGACAAPVDLVLGLTSTPAGLLLERYVAAPIVGLGLLGLLIELCHRRGTNGWWARRAREIGRVALSAYLLQNLLGGALFYGWGLGWAETFAAWRAPVTVTAFVVITVVVATAAYLWLRRFSTGPIEWLWRAAADLGSRRTSAAVDSVPS, translated from the coding sequence GTGGACAGCCTCGACATCGTGCGCGGGGTGGCGATCATCGGCACGCTCGCGACCAACATCTGGGTGTTCTCGCACCCGTGGGGTCTGATCGGCATGCTGAGTGCGCCGACCTTGCCGGGCGAGTCGGCATCGGCGGCCCAGCTCGTGCTCATGGCGCTCGCGCAGGGGAAATTCCTCGCCCTGCTCTCGCTGACCTTCGGGGTCGGACTCGCCTTCCAGCATCGGTCCGCGGTGCGCCACCACCGACGCTGGCCGGGGCGATACCTCTGGCGGGCCGCGTTGCTGTTCCTCGACGGTGCCGTGAACTACATCCTCATCGCGGAGTTCGATGTCCTGATGGGCTACGCGGTCACCGCCGCCGTCGTGTCGTTCCTCCTCCTCACCCGGCCGCGGGCGCAACGCGCGATGATCCTCGTCTTCGGTGGCATCCACGTCGCTCTGATCTCTCTCATCGTCCTGGCGTTGACGACGATGCCCGGGGCCAACGCCGACGGAACGCTCCCGGACGGGTCGAGCCCATACGCGGACTCCTCGTTCCTCGGTCTCGTCGGATTCCGCCTCGACAACGCCGTGATCTTCCGCGCCGAGCCGGTCCTGATCGGCTTCCTCTCGCTCGCGATGTTCCTCACCGGCGCCGCCCTGCTCCGCGCCGGCGTCTTCGCGGAGGAGGGCGCCCGTCTGCGGCGTCGACTGATGATCGCCGGTGCGTGTGCGGCACCGGTCGATCTGGTCCTCGGTCTGACGTCCACCCCGGCGGGGTTGCTGCTCGAACGCTACGTCGCCGCGCCCATCGTGGGTCTCGGCTTGCTCGGACTCCTCATCGAGCTCTGCCACCGTCGGGGGACGAACGGGTGGTGGGCACGCCGCGCTCGAGAGATCGGACGGGTCGCCCTGAGCGCCTACCTCCTGCAGAACCTCCTCGGCGGGGCGCTCTTCTACGGCTGGGGTCTCGGGTGGGCGGAGACGTTCGCCGCGTGGCGCGCCCCGGTCACGGTGACGGCGTTCGTGGTGATCACGGTCGTCGTGGCGACGGCTGCGTACCTGTGGCTCCGCCGATTCTCGACCGGACCCATCGAATGGCTGTGGAGGGCCGCCGCCGACCTCGGCTCGCGCCGGACGTCGGCGGCAGTCGATAGTGTGCCGTCATGA
- a CDS encoding DUF1349 domain-containing protein, with protein sequence MTLSLPGLPPLHWTGVDGDAALDELTGALTLRAAGGVDWTNDATGGPAQHAATALAFPTPEGDFVLSARVRVLGPRSTFDAGALALWSSPDRWAKLCNEYSPQGEAMVVSVVTNDFSDDANGPLIPGDAVFLRVARTGPAYAFHFSLDAESWHFVRLLRVDAASSTVSVGFLAQAPLGDGATVVFDEIAYARRSLADLRDLS encoded by the coding sequence ATGACTCTCTCGCTGCCCGGACTCCCGCCGCTGCACTGGACGGGCGTCGATGGTGACGCCGCTCTCGACGAGCTCACCGGTGCCCTCACCCTGCGCGCGGCGGGCGGCGTCGACTGGACGAACGATGCCACGGGCGGCCCCGCGCAGCATGCCGCGACCGCCCTGGCGTTCCCCACTCCGGAGGGAGACTTCGTCCTCTCCGCGCGCGTGCGGGTGCTCGGCCCGCGCTCGACCTTCGATGCGGGGGCGCTCGCGCTCTGGTCGAGTCCGGACCGCTGGGCGAAGCTCTGCAACGAATACTCGCCGCAGGGGGAAGCCATGGTCGTCAGCGTCGTGACGAACGACTTCTCGGACGACGCGAACGGACCGCTCATCCCCGGGGACGCGGTGTTCCTCCGTGTGGCCCGTACGGGTCCCGCGTACGCGTTCCATTTCTCGCTCGACGCCGAGTCGTGGCACTTCGTGCGCCTTCTCCGCGTGGACGCCGCTTCCTCGACCGTCTCGGTGGGGTTCCTCGCGCAGGCACCCCTGGGCGACGGCGCGACCGTGGTGTTCGACGAGATCGCCTACGCCCGCCGCTCGCTCGCCGATCTGCGCGACCTGAGCTGA